In Anopheles gambiae chromosome 2, idAnoGambNW_F1_1, whole genome shotgun sequence, a single window of DNA contains:
- the LOC5667791 gene encoding PAX-interacting protein 1 isoform X2 has product MNSDPATAGVNLESLQIKDDLFKSVKCYITGTLDPKITKLLEDGGVTMSKFMDFSTLLVCGDNYDENEITEAGELYDIPTVTEAWVVASVRLGRLASTKAYFPLKSGIFCGLRFAVTQVDLRDLRKLYAVLTFHGGTFNSRLDRTTTHLVCGSARGPAYTKALACGTSVQIVTPDWVSDCLKTSSLKPPAVYHPRLLREQVYFKQAGPMAGPKATSEKQPLNNILGFDFEEGLAKTEVPTNGKKDDPKPGPKQGSPVTKQTTSGANVSHLQSGNPRFVRAQGPQQQQQQQIQQQQSQRLRGPVPQSPNVQQQQQLQKALQQQQQQQQQQQQQQQQQQQQQQQQQQQQQQQQQQQQQHQQQQQQQQQLQQQQQQLQQQQQQQQQQQQQQQQQVTMSTTNSNILQQSLQQPQQNASTPQTLHQANMNFQTTSAPSGTIIQQIIQTPMQNNSQQAPQQQSQAAGKQNIQVLYKSGPNQQQQQQQQQQQQLQQQQAGGAAQMQQPQYSQATVTTTQTGPDGQQKQIVRQITINQTQLQPPGQQQQQQQQLQQGQQTIQVSQSQPLQQQIIQVQRTGMNQQGQQQQQQQQQIQYQQGNLGAPSAPSAAQGQMAMMGNNGPQTPTGQQGGQPKFIQQTIIHQPMGANYQTVTKQVVLEQQPQDQQQAQPIQQQVQMQSMQQQQQQQQQQQQQQQLQQMQPQQMKPGQPQVVQRIVQQQVFQGPPGSGQAGGQNIVIINQSTNQQQIISGPGVQQMNPQQRLQYMQQIQQQQQQKQQQQIIVSSAGPMTSNPQQQQQQQQQQQQMVQQRTIVTSQDGGTGGQTVMLQQRPQMMQGQQPQQQQQQQVSLQGQQQPMQQHIIQTSAGGQPQTIVVQQQQQPSSSIVQQGAMAQQPQQQQLIINQQQIIQQTVVPNQLQQQQSQQQQQQQHPQQQQIIQQTIGPNGTQQMIQQQQPQQQQLQTGGMQQPIMQQQIIASNGGGPPTQQQMMVVGSTGEQQMLPTGLGGNEMMQQQQQPQTPTQPPGTPQPQWTPQSPLQQQAQTGVSFQTQSPQTQMQQSPVQQQQQQQQQQQGGAMIPSGATIVQQTIVQSPQGLAPGQQQFIRTTLRPPMQRQLIQLDAQSREELMKLDPAGQQEYINRLQAKHTLMQRQQAAFQGRPGHPGAHPGARQQIVIRSPMPPGLNQQQQVRWLHHQQQQQIQQQQQQQQQLQNARQVVVRQPGAPGLSPITQQTVGPGPGMGTSYPIDPNATPAQQQQQRLQQHRLLQMQLQREQVQKNQQQAAAAAAAAAAQQAGSSPLQGQMMSPRAAGGFAPEVVVGADGSTMVVQQQTLVGPQQAAGAQHPPSSQASIDATGAAVGSLQAAQQQQQMQSKTKTALANMLSSRLGNGGTVPAGGANTLVDGSSGQSGGSAEPSAAGTLRLMTAQHNAALQQQTMGRSPQELLALQQQQQQQHQVQQQQQQQQQQQQQALQQQQLQQHQQQVVRRTLGNITNSGMPVGAGPMVVGPPGGGPVVVQTAGGGPGIIPIPPGAPGGPGVMMQSAAAMKGGPAQFSPGRPTPLPRPQYYGHNPNLKLHPELFLLGCTFHIIEYDELHSAAEIEEWKTIIKKHGGEIESHYGPKVTHVLCRTQRHGVVMQAIRDAKRCITTYWLNDIVLKRQLLPPWQALHLPTPAIFGNQKPATKHNMSITGFEGEERLRIKQMIEESGARMTPYFSKSNTVLICRQNENQKYKFAKEWNIPAVNTVWLSDILLGNLNAMQQCDAPKYQQFTLSCHFRVDYNLVMHLMTAWKSPINLTQESHERVKRTLSELPPPVSGAKKPRTLPPMEPIPAEIVCQRQPAPDAIPHVLFSQVDNSEGLAHAVTTLGGKVTNNATEATHLVMTRVARTVKLILALATVRHLVSSKWVSDSAVAGQFLPLDNYRLDVGELNEQFKCDLHQVLEAPGRAKLFEGKVFFVTPQVKPACKDVRQMIELGGGVVEKNPRTIKRIREANAEKPGSYVIVSCPEDRIIIQPFIQKAKHAVCQICTTEYVMQSIMQQRLCIEPHIIKWELGS; this is encoded by the exons ATGAATTCCGACCCAGCGACTGCCGGGGTCAATTTGGAGAGCCTCCAGATTAAGGATGATCTGTTTAAAAGTGTAAAGTGCTATATCACAGGGACACTTGACCCGAAG ATAACGAAACTGCTCGAAGATGGCGGTGTGACAATGAGCAAGTTCATGGACTTCAGCACACTGCTCGTGTGCGGAGACAACTATGACGAGAACGAGATTACGGAGGCGGGCGAACTGTACGACATACCGACGGTAACCGAGGCATGGGTGGTGGCCTCGGTACGGCTCGGCCGTTTAGCCTCGACCAAGGCGTACTTTCCGCTCAAGTCGGGCATATTTTGTGGCCTTCGGTTTGCCGTGACGCAGGTGGATCTGCGCGATCTGCGCAAGCTGTACGCGGTGCTCACGTTCCATGGCGGCACGTTCAATAGCCGGCTGGACCGTACCACCACGCATCTGGTGTGTGGTAGTGCGCGAGGTCCGGCCTACACGAAAGCCCTTGCGTGCGGTACGAGCGTGCAGATAGTGACGCCCGACTGGGTGTCGGACTGTTTGAAAACCAGCAGCCTCAAACCGCCGGCCGTGTACCATCCGAGGCTGTTGCGCGAGCAGGTGTACTTCAAGCAGGCTGGACCGATGGCGGGTCCGAAAGCGACATCGGAAAAACAACCGCTGAATAACATTTTAGGGTTCGATTTTGAGGAAGGGCTGGCGAAAACAGAAGTGCCGACGAACGGTAAAAAGGATGATCCCAAGCCTGGTCCGAAACAAGGGTCGCCTgtgacaaaacaaacgacCAGCGGTGCAAACGTGAGCCATCTGCAGTCAGGAAATCCGCGCTTTGTCAGGGCACAAggcccacagcagcagcagcagcagcaaatccagcagcaacaatcacAAAGACTTCGTGGACCTGTACCCCAAAGTCCgaatgtgcagcagcagcaacagttgcAGAAAGCtctacaacagcaacagcagcaacagcagcagcagcaacaacagcaacaacagcaacagcagcaacagcagcaacagcagcagcagcaacaacagcagcagcagcagcaacaacagcaccagcagcagcaacaacagcagcaacagctacaacaacagcaacagcagttacaacagcagcagcaacaacaacagcagcagcaacaacaacagcagcaacaagttACTATGAGCACAACAAATAGTAACATTTTGCAGCAATCGTTacagcaaccgcaacaaaaCGCCTCAACTCCGCAGACGCTGCATCAAGCGAACATGAACTTCCAAACCACATCGGCCCCGAGTGGAACGATAATTCAGCAAATAATACAAACCCCTATGCAAAATAACTCCCAACAAGCCCCCCAGCAGCAATCCCAGGCGGCAGGCAAGCAAAATATACAAGTCCTATACAAAAGTGGGCccaatcagcagcaacagcagcaacaacagcaacaacagcagttgcagcagcagcaggcaggtGGAGCGGCACAGATGCAGCAACCTCAGTACAGCCAGGCTACCGTCACCACTACGCAGACCGGGCCGGATGGTCAACAGAAGCAGATCGTTCGACAAATTACGATCAATCAAACTCAGCTGCAACCGccaggccagcagcagcagcagcagcagcaactgcaaCAAGGACAGCAAACGATTCAGGTTTCGCAGTCGCAGccactgcagcagcaaataATACAGGTGCAGCGCACGGGCATGAATCAGcagggacagcagcagcagcagcagcagcaacaaattcAGTACCAGCAGGGCAATCTAGGCGCTCCCTCTGCCCCGTCCGCCGCGCAGGGACAGATGGCAATGATGGGTAATAATGGTCCGCAAACTCCAACCGGACAACAGGGCGGACAACCGAAGTTCATACAGCAAACCATCATTCATCAGCCCATGGGAGCGAACTATCAGACCGTAACGAAGCAGGTGGTTCTCGAGCAGCAACCACAAGATCAGCAACAAGCGCAACCTATACAACAGCAAGTGCAAATGCAGTcgatgcaacagcagcagcagcagcaacaacagcaacagcagcaacaacagttgCAACAGATGCAACCACAGCAAATGAAACCGGGACAACCACAGGTGGTGCAAAGAATCGTCCAGCAGCAGGTGTTTCAAGGGCCGCCTGGGTCTGGGCAAGCTGGAGGCCAGAATATAGTCATCATTAACCAATCCACCAACCAGCAGCAAATCATATCCGGTCCTGGGGTGCAGCAAATGAATCCCCAGCAACGGCTCCAGTACATGCAACAGattcagcaacagcagcagcaaaaacagcagcaacaaatcaTTGTAAGCAGTGCGGGTCCGATGACTTCCAaccctcagcagcagcagcagcagcagcagcaacagcaacaaatggTTCAGCAACGCACCATTGTCACGTCTCAGGATGGGGGAACCGGTGGTCAAACGGTAATGCTGCAGCAAAGGCCACAAATGATGCAAGGTCAGCAAccccagcaacaacagcagcagcaggtgtcGCTTCAAGGACAGCAACAACCTATGCAGCAGCACATCATTCAGACTTCTGCGGGTGGCCAACCGCAAACAATAGtggtgcagcaacagcaacagccatCCAGCTCGATCGTTCAACAAGGTGCCATGGCACAGCAgccccagcagcaacaattgATCATAAATCAGCAgcaaattattcaacaaacgGTTGTCCCTAACcagctgcagcaacagcagtcacagcaacagcagcagcagcagcatcctcagcagcagcaaataatACAGCAAACGATTGGACCCAACGGTACACAACAGATgatacagcaacagcaaccacagcagcagcagcttcagacCGGCGGCATGCAGCAACCGATTATGCAGCAACAAATCATAGCGTCGAACGGAGGAGGTCCACCAACGCAACAGCAAATGATGGTAGTCGGCAGTACGGGCGAGCAGCAAATGCTTCCCACAGGTCTTGGTGGCAACGAaatgatgcagcagcagcagcaaccgcagaCACCGACTCAACCACCGGGCACACCGCAGCCGCAATGGACTCCCCAAAGCCCGCTGCAACAACAAGCACAAACCGGTGTATCGTTCCAGACACAATCTCCCCAAACACAAATGCAGCAATCTCCggtccagcagcaacaacagcaacagcagcagcaacaaggaGGTGCTATGATTCCCTCCGGTGCGACCATTGTACAGCAAACGATCGTGCAATCCCCGCAAGGGTTAGCGCCCGGCCAGCAGCAGTTTATTCGTACCACACTAAGGCCGCCAATGCAGCGGCAGCTGATTCAGCTCGATGCACAGTCCCGGGAGGAGTTGATGAAGCTGGATCCCGCCGGACAGCAGGAGTACATTAACCGGCTCCAGGCTAAGCACACGCTGATGCAGCGTCAGCAGGCCGCCTTTCAGGGCCGGCCGGGCCATCCGGGTGCACATCCGGGCGCCAGGCAGCAGATCGTTATTCGCAGTCCCATGCCGCCCGGTCtgaaccaacagcagcaggtcCGCTggctgcaccaccagcagcaacagcagatacagcagcagcagcagcagcaacagcagctccaAAACGCTCGCCAAGTCGTGGTCCGACAGCCCGGTGCACCGGGGCTCAGTCCAATTACGCAGCAAACCGTCGGTCCCGGCCCGGGCATGGGAACGTCCTATCCAATCGACCCGAATGCTACcccagcacagcagcagcagcagcgcctgcagcagcaccgccTGCTCCAGATGCAGCTGCAGCGTGAACAGGTGCAGAAAAATCAacagcaggcagcagctgctgcggcggcggcagctgcCCAGCAAGCCGGATCGTCGCCGCTGCAGGGTCAAATGATGTCACCACGGGCGGCTGGTGGCTTCGCACCGGAAGTGGTAGTCGGAGCGGATGGCAGCACGATGGTAGTGCAGCAGCAAACGCTCGTAGGACCGCAGCAAGCGGCGGGAGCACAGCATCCTCCCTCCTCGCAAGCGTCGATCGATGCGACCGGAGCGGCGGTAGGTTCGCTGCAGGccgcacaacagcagcagcagatgcaaagcaaaacgaaaaccGCCCTGGCCAACATGCTGTCCAGCCGGTTGGGCAATGGAGGTACGGTACCGGCCGGTGGGGCCAACACGCTAGTCGACGGCAGCAGCGGACAGAGCGGTGGCAGTGCGGAACCTTCGGCAGCCGGTACGCTGCGGTTGATGACGGCGCAGCATAATGCggcactgcagcagcagacgaTGGGACGCTCGCCGCAGGAGCTGTTGGCgcttcagcagcaacagcagcagcaacatcaagtccagcagcagcaacagcaacagcaacagcagcagcaacaagcactccagcagcaacagttgcagcagcatcagcagcaggttgTGCGCCGCACGCTCGGCAACATTACCAACAGCGGGATGCCAGTTGGGGCCGGTCCCATGGTAGTAGGACCACCCGGTGGTGGTCCAGTGGTGGTGCAGACGGCGGGTGGCGGTCCCGGCATCATCCCGATACCGCCCGGCGCCCCCGGCGGTCCCGGTGTGATGATGCAGTCGGCTGCGGCAATGAAGGGCGGCCCGGCACAGTTCAGCCCCGGACGGCCGACCCCTTTGCCGCGGCCGCAGTACTACGGCCACAATCCCAATCTCAAGCTGCACCCGGAGCTGTTCCTGCTCGGCTGCACCTTCCACATCATCGAGTACGATGAGCTGCACAGTGCGGCGGAGATAGAGGAGTGGAAGACGATCATCAAGAAGCACGGCGGGGAGATCGAATCGCACTACGGGCCGAAGGTAACGCACGTGCTCTGCCGCACGCAGCGGCACGGCGTGGTGATGCAGGCCATCCGCGATGCGAAACGCTGCATCACCACCTACTGGCTGAACGATATCGTGCTGAAGCGCCAGCTGCTGCCCCCGTGGCAGGCGCTGCACCTGCCCACGCCGGCCATCTTCGGCAACCAGAAGCCCGCCACCAAGCACAACATGTCGATCACCGGCTTCGAGGGGGAGGAGCGGCTGCGCATCAAGCAGATGATCGAGGAGTCGGGGGCGCGCATGACGCCCTACTTCTCCAAATCGAACACCGTGCTGATCTGCCGGCAGAACGAAAACCAGAAGTACAAGTTCGCGAAGGAGTGGAACATACCGGCGGTCAACACGGTCTGGCTGAGCGACATACTGCTGGGGAATCTGAACGCGATGCAGCAGTGCGACGCGCCGAAGTATCAGCAGTTTACGCTCAGCTGCCACTTCCGCGTCGACTACAACCTGGTGATGCATTTGATGA CCGCCTGGAAATCGCCGATAAATCTAACGCAGGAATCGCACGAACGTGTGAAGCGCACGCTGAGCGAGCTGCCGCCGCCGGTTAGCGGAGCGAAGAAACCCCGCACCCTGCCCCCgatggagccgattccggcgGAGATCGTGTGCCAGCGGCAGCCGGCGCCCGATGCCATACCGCACGTGCTGTTTTCGCAGGTCGACAACAGCGAGGGACTAGCGCACGCCGTAAC AACGCTCGGCGGCAAGGTGACGAACAACGCGACCGAAGCGACCCACCTAGTGATGACGCGGGTCGCCCGCACGGTGAAGCTGATCCTGGCGCTCGCGACCGTGCGCCATCTGGTAAGTAGCAAGTGGGTGTCGGACAGTGCGGTGGCGGGCCAGTTTCTGCCGCTCGACAACTACCGGCTGGACGTGGGCGAGCTGAACGAGCAGTTCAAGTGCGACCTGCACCAGGTGCTGGAAGCGCCCGGCCGCGCCAAGCTGTTCGAGGGCAAGGTGTTCTTCGTGACGCCGCAGGTGAAGCCGGCCTGCAAGGATGTGCGGCAGATGATCGAGCTGGGCGGCGGTGTGGTGGAGAAGAACCCGCGCACGATCAAGCGGATACGGGAGGCGAATGCGGAGAAGCCGGGCAGCTACGTGATCGTCAGCTGCCCGGAGGATCGCATCATCATACAGCCCTTCATACAGAAGGCCAAACACGCGGTCTGCCAAATCTGCACCACCGAGTACGTGATGCAATCGATCATGCAGCAGCGGCTGTGCATCGAGCCGCACATAATCAAATGGGAGCTGGGGTCGTAG